Proteins from a genomic interval of Pseudomonas asplenii:
- a CDS encoding ATP-binding protein has product MKRISTQQRIRMGRIRRFREAQKARNAPAPQRRRTKTALAVAKPRSLAAPKQIRLLDNECRDDLVGFLRCLRKAATQGGRIQIDFKKTEVVHSCGTLLLVAEIDRMVRSVGAHVISCTYPENENVEKVFQQIGLLRLLGKDHRLEITEADHDVYHWRYASGIDVSPLQADPILKGIKAQIPKSYRRVVVGVEEAMDNSVHHAYIELRGDRLSGKDEEADARRWWLFAEVLDDWLHVNFCDLGIGIPRSLPKSWTEEAGDIVTLALSSAKKDVRMIKRAFEVGRTRTELMHRGKGLKNIAMAAEELGGVLTIHSNAGCIRKDFRPGKLPPRSYTYKRSIMGTVIQWSIPLKK; this is encoded by the coding sequence ATGAAAAGGATTAGCACGCAGCAACGCATCAGAATGGGTCGAATTCGTCGCTTCAGAGAGGCCCAGAAAGCAAGGAATGCTCCAGCACCGCAACGCCGGCGTACTAAGACTGCATTGGCTGTGGCCAAGCCAAGATCGCTTGCAGCGCCCAAGCAAATCCGCCTGCTAGATAACGAATGCCGAGATGATCTGGTGGGTTTTCTACGATGTCTTCGAAAGGCTGCCACCCAGGGCGGCCGTATACAAATTGATTTCAAGAAGACGGAAGTGGTTCATAGCTGCGGTACGCTCCTGCTAGTGGCGGAAATCGACAGGATGGTGCGATCGGTCGGCGCTCATGTTATTTCCTGCACCTATCCAGAGAATGAGAATGTAGAAAAAGTATTCCAGCAAATAGGTCTACTCAGGCTCCTGGGCAAAGACCACCGCCTGGAAATTACAGAAGCAGATCATGATGTCTACCACTGGCGTTACGCCAGCGGAATTGACGTTTCGCCTCTCCAAGCGGACCCCATCCTAAAAGGGATCAAAGCCCAAATCCCCAAAAGCTATCGGAGGGTTGTCGTTGGTGTTGAGGAAGCTATGGATAATTCCGTTCACCACGCCTACATTGAGTTGCGCGGCGATCGGCTGAGTGGTAAGGATGAGGAGGCAGATGCGAGACGATGGTGGCTTTTTGCCGAGGTACTGGACGACTGGCTCCACGTGAACTTTTGCGATCTTGGCATCGGGATCCCTCGCAGCCTTCCGAAAAGCTGGACAGAGGAGGCAGGCGACATAGTCACGCTTGCACTCTCTAGCGCAAAAAAGGACGTGAGAATGATCAAGCGTGCGTTTGAGGTGGGCCGAACCCGCACAGAGCTTATGCATCGAGGAAAAGGTCTCAAAAACATCGCCATGGCAGCAGAGGAACTCGGCGGCGTACTCACAATCCACAGTAATGCCGGCTGCATCAGGAAAGATTTCCGGCCTGGGAAGCTCCCCCCGAGGAGCTATACGTATAAACGCTCGATTATGGGCACAGTTATTCAGTGGTCAATTCCACTCAAAAAGTAG
- a CDS encoding LexA family protein, which yields MEFKDRLKAARRHANLNQTELAQKAGITQTSISDLERGKSKATSHLVKIAEVCGVDAMWLSDGAGSMLASPREEANVTMAAQPAKSFRYPVVSWVAAGSWAEAVEPYPAGISDTYEYSEYDSKGPAFWLKVKSDSMTAPAGQSITEGTLILVDTEAEALSGKLVVAKLPDSNEATFKKLVSDGGQWFLKPLNPGYPIQPFNENCRIVGVVVQALQKFY from the coding sequence ATGGAATTCAAAGACCGCTTAAAAGCTGCCCGCAGGCATGCCAATCTCAATCAGACCGAGCTTGCTCAGAAGGCCGGGATCACCCAGACCTCGATTTCCGACCTTGAGCGCGGAAAATCGAAGGCCACCTCGCACCTGGTGAAAATCGCAGAGGTATGTGGCGTCGATGCCATGTGGCTGTCTGATGGGGCCGGCTCTATGCTCGCCTCCCCCAGAGAGGAAGCCAACGTCACCATGGCCGCCCAACCTGCCAAGTCATTCAGGTATCCAGTAGTCAGTTGGGTTGCCGCCGGCTCCTGGGCCGAGGCGGTCGAGCCCTACCCGGCCGGTATTTCTGACACCTATGAATACTCGGAATACGATTCGAAGGGTCCGGCGTTCTGGCTGAAGGTCAAGAGCGACTCGATGACGGCGCCGGCCGGCCAGAGCATCACCGAAGGCACGCTGATCCTGGTGGACACCGAGGCCGAGGCACTGTCCGGCAAGCTGGTGGTGGCCAAGCTGCCAGACAGCAACGAGGCGACATTCAAGAAACTGGTGAGCGACGGTGGGCAGTGGTTCCTGAAGCCGCTGAACCCTGGGTACCCGATTCAGCCTTTCAACGAGAACTGCCGGATCGTGGGTGTGGTGGTGCAGGCACTGCAGAAGTTTTACTGA
- a CDS encoding superinfection immunity protein: MKIVGLLCLALVCFVTFHMGNLDGGPRNGIGILALIIFFPSALTLYFYPAICAVNEHPKAAAIFALNLLAGWTLIGWVAAFVWVLSRPTPIERAMASGIPASIYQAPAPSTDMKDYPYCAESVKAAAIKCRYCGSELDPA; this comes from the coding sequence ATGAAGATTGTCGGCCTACTGTGCCTTGCTCTCGTTTGCTTTGTAACGTTTCACATGGGGAACCTCGACGGCGGACCCCGTAACGGAATTGGCATTCTTGCACTGATAATTTTCTTTCCCTCTGCCCTTACACTGTACTTCTACCCCGCCATTTGTGCTGTCAATGAGCACCCGAAAGCTGCCGCGATCTTCGCCTTGAATCTCCTGGCCGGATGGACCCTTATAGGATGGGTCGCAGCTTTCGTATGGGTACTCAGCAGGCCGACTCCGATTGAGCGCGCAATGGCAAGTGGAATTCCAGCATCGATCTATCAAGCGCCAGCCCCTTCTACAGACATGAAAGACTACCCCTATTGCGCAGAGTCAGTGAAAGCTGCAGCAATCAAGTGCAGGTATTGCGGGTCAGAACTTGACCCAGCCTGA
- a CDS encoding YdaS family helix-turn-helix protein: MNTIYKDLVAFFGTQEATAEKLSVDQSTVSGWVREKHGMSPLVAKRAEKMTAGAFKKEALCPSFPWEELAA; the protein is encoded by the coding sequence ATGAACACTATCTACAAGGACCTCGTTGCCTTCTTCGGCACGCAAGAGGCCACGGCAGAAAAACTGAGCGTCGATCAAAGCACCGTTTCCGGCTGGGTCCGTGAAAAGCACGGCATGTCTCCATTGGTTGCCAAGCGAGCGGAAAAGATGACTGCCGGCGCTTTCAAGAAGGAGGCGCTTTGCCCGTCGTTCCCCTGGGAGGAGCTTGCGGCGTAA
- a CDS encoding DUF1654 domain-containing protein has translation MPHLAFTTSKPPSSYESVGRRLQSLIASPKVQKVQAVTVARLEHENPEDWQRLLDEISETAGVRVESLGADQVRIGWREYCDT, from the coding sequence ATGCCGCACCTTGCGTTCACAACCAGCAAACCGCCCTCCTCCTACGAGTCCGTGGGCCGGCGCCTGCAATCCCTCATCGCCTCACCCAAGGTCCAGAAAGTCCAGGCGGTGACCGTTGCCAGGCTTGAACACGAAAACCCGGAAGACTGGCAACGCCTGCTGGACGAAATCAGTGAAACCGCTGGTGTGAGAGTGGAATCCCTGGGAGCCGACCAGGTCAGGATCGGATGGCGAGAGTACTGCGACACATAA
- a CDS encoding STAS-like domain-containing protein, with protein MNVGSISVKKQFSEYPAGRYRRDGKYSGEVFRDDFVAPFLNRHDVVEIDLDGAMGYGSSFLEEAFGGLVRNHHMKPEVLRKKLKFKSNDEPSLIDEIWIYINDANA; from the coding sequence ATGAACGTGGGCTCCATTAGCGTTAAGAAACAATTTAGCGAGTACCCAGCCGGTCGGTACCGCCGAGACGGAAAATACTCCGGAGAGGTTTTTCGGGATGACTTTGTCGCTCCATTTCTCAATAGACACGACGTTGTGGAAATTGATTTGGATGGCGCGATGGGCTATGGCTCATCGTTTCTAGAGGAAGCATTCGGTGGGCTAGTGCGGAATCACCACATGAAACCAGAGGTTTTGAGAAAAAAGCTGAAATTCAAATCCAATGATGAGCCCTCCTTGATCGATGAAATTTGGATTTACATCAATGACGCCAACGCCTGA
- a CDS encoding DUF4224 domain-containing protein translates to MPGKQIAWLANNGWQYLLTGARRPVVGRIYARLKLAGVRPTASNAVAETWALDLSRVG, encoded by the coding sequence CTGCCAGGGAAACAAATTGCCTGGCTCGCGAACAATGGCTGGCAGTACCTGCTGACCGGCGCACGCCGTCCAGTAGTCGGACGGATCTACGCCCGGCTGAAACTGGCTGGAGTCAGGCCCACCGCGTCTAATGCCGTCGCGGAAACCTGGGCCCTCGACCTTTCGCGCGTGGGCTAG